A genome region from Yoonia vestfoldensis includes the following:
- the cbiM gene encoding cobalt transporter CbiM has product MHIPDGILPLGLTLGGWAVAAGLTAVCLNRIAAQPDPRAGLPRASMMTAAFFAASLIHIPVPPSSVHLMLPGLMGAMLGWYALPAILIGLTFQAVMFGHGGLTTLGVNAVILGLPALLAFGVTRFLGQLRQRAAAAVLGFATGAGAVLLAVALFATLLLAGLPAHLDAGAERAAITALALAHLPLALAEGMVVAAVLGFLRRTNPEMIIAR; this is encoded by the coding sequence ATGCATATCCCCGATGGGATCCTGCCCCTTGGGCTGACCTTGGGCGGCTGGGCGGTCGCGGCGGGGCTGACGGCGGTCTGCCTGAACCGGATCGCGGCCCAGCCCGACCCGCGCGCGGGCTTGCCACGCGCCTCGATGATGACAGCAGCCTTTTTCGCTGCCTCGCTGATCCATATCCCGGTGCCGCCCAGCAGCGTGCATCTGATGCTGCCGGGGCTGATGGGGGCGATGCTGGGCTGGTATGCGCTGCCCGCGATCCTGATCGGGCTGACATTTCAGGCGGTGATGTTCGGGCATGGCGGGCTGACCACTTTGGGGGTGAATGCGGTGATCCTGGGGCTGCCTGCGCTGCTGGCCTTTGGGGTGACGCGCTTTCTGGGGCAGCTGAGGCAGCGCGCCGCGGCAGCGGTTCTGGGCTTTGCCACCGGCGCGGGGGCGGTTTTGCTGGCGGTTGCGCTTTTCGCCACGCTCCTGCTGGCGGGATTGCCCGCGCATCTGGATGCGGGTGCCGAACGTGCCGCGATCACGGCGCTGGCGCTGGCGCATCTGCCGCTGGCCTTGGCCGAGGGGATGGTCGTCGCCGCCGTGCTGGGCTTTCTGCGCCGCACCAACCCCGAGATGATCATTGCGCGCTGA
- the cbiQ gene encoding cobalt ECF transporter T component CbiQ, translated as MRADPITDPRLRIAALLALAFSFSALHGPLALGLMVAATMGLVWLSGTPARRLLRALRLPGIVVAGLVVVLPFTSGDQVIAAFGPFALRAEGLAAATGIALRFVAIFTLIVVFVGALPLAHLIGALRGLGLPALLVDMALLTLRHIEDLRHDLARMQTAMRLRGGHQWMGRFRATGWLLASLLLRSHARSERVYHAMILRGHGAKGAAPSAAAQVARSDKWALSVVFGLAACLLVVDHLA; from the coding sequence TTGCGCGCTGACCCGATCACCGACCCGCGCCTGCGGATCGCAGCACTGCTGGCGCTGGCCTTCAGCTTTTCCGCGCTGCATGGACCCCTTGCGCTGGGGCTGATGGTTGCGGCCACGATGGGCCTTGTCTGGCTGTCCGGCACGCCCGCCCGCCGCTTGCTACGGGCCTTGCGGCTGCCGGGTATTGTGGTGGCGGGGCTGGTCGTGGTCTTGCCCTTTACCAGCGGAGATCAAGTGATCGCGGCCTTTGGCCCTTTTGCGCTGCGCGCCGAGGGATTGGCCGCCGCCACCGGGATCGCGCTGCGCTTTGTGGCCATCTTTACATTGATCGTGGTGTTTGTGGGCGCGCTGCCTTTGGCGCATCTGATCGGGGCGCTGCGCGGTCTGGGGCTGCCCGCTCTCTTGGTGGATATGGCGCTGCTGACCCTGCGCCACATCGAGGATCTGCGCCATGATCTGGCGCGCATGCAGACCGCGATGCGCCTGCGCGGCGGGCATCAATGGATGGGGCGGTTCCGCGCGACAGGCTGGCTGCTGGCAAGCCTTCTGCTGCGCAGCCATGCGCGGTCGGAACGGGTCTATCACGCGATGATCCTGCGCGGCCATGGGGCCAAGGGCGCTGCCCCCTCGGCTGCGGCCCAAGTGGCGCGCAGCGATAAATGGGCGCTGTCGGTCGTCTTTGGCCTTGCGGCCTGCCTGCTTGTGGTGGACCATCTGGCATGA
- a CDS encoding carboxypeptidase-like regulatory domain-containing protein, which translates to MLSAIVKPLIAALLLAGPAAAHGAFVEARNVAAVAVDARYDTGEVMAGAQVSVFAPDNPAEPWLTGVTDADGRFVFAPDSARHGQWAIQVRQAGHGAMGYVTLSADESATITVTPASAAGLSWAQRLLMTACVIWGCIGTALYARRIRPAKAA; encoded by the coding sequence GTGCTGTCAGCTATCGTTAAACCGCTGATCGCGGCGCTGCTGCTGGCGGGGCCTGCGGCGGCGCATGGCGCGTTTGTCGAGGCGCGCAATGTCGCGGCCGTGGCCGTCGATGCGCGCTATGACACCGGCGAGGTCATGGCCGGGGCGCAGGTCTCGGTCTTTGCCCCCGACAATCCCGCAGAGCCTTGGCTGACGGGGGTGACGGATGCAGACGGCAGGTTCGTCTTTGCGCCCGATAGCGCGCGGCACGGGCAATGGGCGATCCAGGTGCGACAGGCGGGTCATGGCGCGATGGGCTATGTCACGCTCAGCGCGGATGAAAGCGCCACGATCACCGTCACGCCAGCCAGCGCCGCAGGCCTGTCATGGGCGCAGCGCCTGCTGATGACGGCCTGCGTCATTTGGGGCTGTATCGGCACGGCGCTTTATGCCCGGCGCATCCGCCCCGCGAAAGCCGCCTGA
- a CDS encoding tetratricopeptide repeat protein: MMSLIFMLATPAVAEICPAAPDHAAAQGRIIADLGTARTATEAAILTQGLWRLWTDAPDATAKAMLDAGMALLQGGRPAIAVARFDALVAYCPDYAEGYNQRAFAFYLQRDFAAALVDLDAALAINPRHVAALSGKALTLMGLGRDAEAQTVLRAALALNPWLEERALLVTPPGVEL, encoded by the coding sequence ATGATGTCCTTGATTTTCATGCTGGCGACGCCTGCGGTGGCCGAGATTTGCCCTGCGGCCCCTGATCATGCGGCAGCCCAAGGCCGGATCATTGCCGATCTGGGCACAGCCCGCACCGCGACAGAGGCGGCGATACTGACGCAAGGCCTGTGGCGTTTGTGGACCGATGCGCCCGATGCCACGGCAAAGGCGATGCTGGATGCAGGCATGGCGCTGTTGCAGGGCGGCAGGCCCGCGATTGCCGTGGCGCGGTTTGATGCGCTGGTTGCTTATTGCCCCGATTATGCCGAAGGCTATAACCAGCGTGCCTTTGCCTTCTATCTGCAACGCGACTTCGCCGCCGCATTGGTCGATCTGGATGCGGCCCTTGCGATCAATCCGCGCCATGTTGCGGCCTTGTCGGGCAAGGCGTTGACGCTGATGGGGCTGGGCCGCGATGCCGAGGCGCAGACAGTGCTGCGCGCGGCGCTGGCGTTGAACCCCTGGCTGGAAGAACGTGCACTTTTGGTGACACCGCCGGGGGTGGAATTGTGA
- a CDS encoding CsbD family protein yields the protein MNWDTVKGKWKQMGGSAKEKWGELTDDDLQQIDGQREQLVGKLQEKYGLAKDEAERQVDDWASKT from the coding sequence ATGAATTGGGATACAGTCAAAGGCAAATGGAAGCAGATGGGCGGCAGCGCCAAGGAAAAATGGGGCGAGCTGACCGATGATGACCTGCAACAAATCGACGGCCAGCGCGAGCAGCTGGTCGGCAAGCTGCAGGAAAAATACGGCCTGGCCAAGGACGAAGCCGAACGCCAGGTCGATGATTGGGCCAGCAAGACCTGA
- a CDS encoding AEC family transporter yields the protein MIILTIWPLFALICLGFAMARAGFPEPGFWPAAERVNYYILFPALLVGSLGTAPLGDPAIWRLGGAAFAAIGLAALGLYVWRWRYPSPAARFGPSLQGVVRINTYLGLAITASLAGAAGIERAAIVLAVIVPLVNMLSIMALAEQSESRQVLAILRMMARNPLILACALGITLALSGIGLPFGTGAFFALIGQGSLPLGLLCVGAALRPGALRSDITAIGVNSALRLFAMPLLAIGMAQIFGLDGIEALVLVIFFAIPTAPTSYVLTRQFGGDATYMAGLVTAQTLVSVLSIPLVLLIFGAS from the coding sequence ATGATCATCCTGACAATCTGGCCGCTCTTCGCGCTGATCTGCCTTGGCTTTGCGATGGCGCGCGCGGGCTTTCCCGAACCGGGGTTCTGGCCTGCGGCGGAGCGGGTCAATTATTACATCCTGTTTCCCGCCCTGCTGGTCGGCAGCCTGGGCACAGCGCCTTTGGGCGATCCCGCGATCTGGCGGCTGGGCGGGGCCGCTTTTGCGGCAATCGGGCTGGCGGCGCTGGGGCTATACGTCTGGCGGTGGCGGTATCCTTCGCCTGCCGCGCGTTTCGGCCCGAGCTTGCAGGGGGTCGTGCGGATCAACACCTATCTGGGGCTGGCGATCACGGCGAGCCTGGCCGGCGCAGCTGGCATCGAACGCGCGGCCATCGTGCTGGCGGTGATCGTGCCGCTGGTCAATATGCTGTCGATCATGGCGCTGGCCGAACAAAGCGAATCCCGCCAAGTGCTGGCGATCCTGCGCATGATGGCGCGCAACCCGCTGATCCTGGCCTGCGCGCTGGGGATCACATTGGCGCTCAGCGGGATCGGCCTGCCCTTTGGCACCGGGGCGTTCTTTGCGCTGATCGGACAGGGCAGCCTGCCGCTGGGGCTGTTATGCGTCGGGGCGGCGCTGCGTCCGGGGGCGCTGCGGTCGGATATCACCGCCATCGGCGTCAACAGCGCGCTGCGCCTGTTCGCCATGCCGCTTTTGGCGATCGGGATGGCGCAGATCTTTGGGCTGGACGGGATCGAGGCGCTTGTGCTGGTGATCTTTTTCGCCATCCCGACCGCGCCGACATCTTATGTGCTGACCCGGCAATTCGGCGGCGATGCGACCTATATGGCCGGCCTCGTGACAGCGCAGACGCTGGTCTCGGTGCTCAGCATCCCGCTTGTGCTGCTGATCTTCGGGGCAAGCTGA
- a CDS encoding Lrp/AsnC family transcriptional regulator: protein MTEKNSELDKFDRKILDVLAVEGRISITDLARRIGLSKSPTQARLRRLEETGVIRGYRALYDPIRLDRDHVAFVEVRLSDTREKSLAAFNAAVLRIPEVEQCHLIAGAFDYLLKVRTAGMTGYRVVLAEKISTLPYVSNTSTYVAMQTVKEEGLSPVAPGPEA from the coding sequence ATGACCGAAAAGAACAGCGAACTGGATAAATTCGACCGAAAGATCCTTGACGTGCTGGCCGTCGAGGGCCGCATCAGCATCACCGATCTTGCGCGCCGGATCGGCCTGTCGAAATCGCCCACCCAGGCGCGGCTGCGCCGGCTGGAGGAAACCGGCGTGATCCGCGGCTATCGCGCGCTTTATGATCCGATCCGGCTGGACCGCGACCATGTGGCATTCGTCGAGGTCCGCCTGAGCGACACCCGCGAAAAATCCCTGGCTGCCTTTAATGCCGCCGTGCTGCGCATCCCCGAGGTCGAACAATGCCACCTGATCGCGGGCGCTTTTGATTACTTGTTGAAGGTCCGCACGGCGGGGATGACCGGCTACCGCGTTGTTCTGGCCGAGAAGATCTCGACCCTGCCATATGTGTCCAATACCTCGACCTATGTGGCGATGCAGACGGTCAAGGAAGAAGGCCTGTCCCCCGTTGCCCCCGGCCCCGAGGCTTAA
- a CDS encoding energy-coupling factor ABC transporter ATP-binding protein, which produces MTLPLLQTQALCLTRPSGEKVLQEVSLQIAQGERIGLIGPNGAGKTTLMLCLTGVIRASAGEVRMDGTPVAPGGFHPEMGFVFQQAEDQLFSPSVAEDVAFGARNLGLSGAALDKTVAAALTRVGITALADRPVHHLSGGEKRLACLAGVLAMSPRLLLLDEPSAALDLRNRRRLIELLGGMDQAMLIASHDLELVLELCPRVILIDDGQIMADGAARSVLGDAALMARHGQEVPHSLIHHARVDHAHQRHVVEIKADQRTGADRR; this is translated from the coding sequence ATGACGCTGCCCTTGCTCCAGACCCAAGCGCTCTGCCTGACCCGCCCCAGCGGCGAAAAGGTCTTGCAAGAGGTGTCATTGCAAATCGCCCAAGGCGAACGGATCGGGCTGATCGGCCCGAACGGGGCGGGCAAGACCACGCTGATGCTCTGCCTGACTGGCGTGATCCGCGCCTCTGCGGGCGAGGTCCGGATGGACGGCACCCCCGTCGCGCCCGGCGGGTTTCACCCCGAGATGGGTTTCGTGTTCCAACAGGCCGAGGACCAATTATTCAGCCCCAGCGTCGCCGAGGATGTGGCCTTTGGCGCGCGCAATCTGGGGCTGTCGGGGGCGGCGCTGGACAAGACCGTGGCCGCGGCCCTGACCCGTGTGGGGATCACCGCATTGGCAGACCGGCCGGTGCATCACCTATCGGGCGGCGAAAAGCGGCTGGCCTGTCTGGCGGGGGTGCTGGCCATGTCACCACGGCTGTTGCTGCTGGACGAGCCTTCGGCCGCATTGGACCTGCGCAACCGCAGGCGGTTGATCGAGCTGCTGGGCGGCATGGATCAGGCGATGCTGATCGCCAGCCATGATCTGGAACTGGTGCTGGAATTATGCCCCCGCGTGATCCTGATCGACGATGGCCAGATCATGGCCGATGGGGCGGCGCGCAGCGTGCTTGGCGATGCGGCGCTGATGGCGCGCCACGGCCAAGAGGTGCCACATTCACTGATCCATCACGCGCGGGTCGATCACGCCCACCAAAGGCACGTCGTAGAGATCAAAGCGGATCAACGGACCGGCGCTGATCGTCGCTAG
- a CDS encoding CobW family GTP-binding protein, whose translation MTMKIPVTLLTGFLGAGKTTLLNRLLHDPAAGRIAVVVNEFGAAGLDHDLIESAAEDVVLMPAGCICCTIRGDLSKTLARLLVRRAMGELRFDRLVIETTGLADPAPIHHTLLVDPVLAADYQLDGTVTVVDTLLGLSTLDRHAEAQAQVAMADRIVLSKGDLAEPAMVAALQTRLDRLNPGAKRIIADKGAVPSGMLFGLCAMRRAITQDQALDWLAAPAPDPLAGLSGMALPTAAKIDLAAPSHHARDDRITTAAITLDAPIAPDLFDLWLDTLIALRGPDILRMKGIVHIQGLPTPFVFHGVQHIFEPPVALDHWPAGDQTSRIVVIARDIAQQDLAASLAMLNGADERQDVDARDIDAKDIDA comes from the coding sequence ATGACGATGAAAATCCCCGTGACCCTGCTGACCGGTTTTCTGGGTGCTGGCAAAACCACCCTGCTGAACCGTCTGCTGCATGATCCTGCCGCCGGGCGCATCGCCGTGGTGGTCAATGAATTCGGTGCCGCAGGGCTGGACCATGACCTGATCGAATCTGCCGCAGAAGATGTCGTGTTGATGCCCGCTGGCTGCATCTGCTGCACGATCCGGGGCGATTTGTCGAAAACGCTGGCGCGGTTGCTGGTGCGCCGGGCGATGGGCGAATTGCGCTTTGACCGCCTTGTCATCGAAACGACCGGCCTGGCCGATCCCGCCCCGATCCATCACACCTTGCTGGTCGATCCGGTGCTGGCGGCGGATTATCAGCTCGATGGCACCGTGACCGTGGTAGATACTTTGCTGGGCCTGTCCACGCTGGACCGCCACGCCGAGGCGCAGGCGCAGGTCGCCATGGCCGACCGGATCGTGCTGAGCAAAGGCGACCTAGCCGAACCGGCCATGGTCGCGGCCTTGCAAACCCGGCTGGATAGGCTGAACCCCGGCGCAAAGCGGATCATCGCCGACAAAGGTGCGGTCCCCAGCGGGATGCTGTTCGGGCTATGCGCCATGCGCCGCGCGATCACGCAGGATCAGGCGCTGGACTGGCTTGCCGCCCCTGCCCCCGATCCTCTGGCCGGGCTATCGGGGATGGCTTTGCCAACAGCCGCCAAGATTGATCTGGCCGCGCCGTCGCATCATGCCCGCGACGACAGGATCACGACCGCCGCGATCACGCTGGACGCGCCCATCGCGCCGGATTTATTCGACCTCTGGCTTGATACGCTGATCGCGCTGCGCGGCCCCGATATTCTGCGGATGAAGGGGATCGTGCATATTCAGGGCTTGCCCACCCCCTTTGTGTTCCACGGCGTCCAGCATATCTTCGAGCCGCCCGTCGCGCTGGATCACTGGCCTGCGGGTGACCAGACCAGCCGGATCGTCGTGATCGCCCGCGATATCGCGCAGCAGGATCTTGCGGCAAGCCTTGCCATGCTGAACGGCGCGGATGAACGGCAAGACGTCGACGCCAGAGACATTGACGCCAAAGACATTGACGCCTGA
- the putA gene encoding bifunctional proline dehydrogenase/L-glutamate gamma-semialdehyde dehydrogenase PutA, with amino-acid sequence MPRDTALTLRDAIDAAIYSDESAAVAGLVKTAALSDSDRARICDRAAGLVTQIRNSADPGLMEVFLAEYGLSTDEGIALMCLAEALLRVPDADTMDDLIEDKIAPSDWGKHLGHSASSLVNASTWALMLTGRVLDDEKPGITRHLRSAVKRLGEPVIRTAVARAMREMGRQFVLGETIQKAMKRADGMQAKGFTYSYDMLGEAARTEADAKHYHLAYSRAISAIADHCMHGSVAENPGISVKLSALHPRYEVAQQARVMDELVPRVRALALLAKSAGMGFNIDAEEADRLALSLDVIHAVLADPALAKWDGFGVVVQAYGQRAPLVIDQLYQMANDLDRKIMVRLVKGAYWDAEIKRAQVQGIDGFPVFTAKQHTDISYIANARKLLGLTDRIYPQFATHNAHTVAAVLDMAAQMGRGKDTFEFQRLHGMGETLHKIVLDAEKTRCRIYAPVGAHEDLLAYLVRRLLENGANSSFVNQIVDESVPASVVAACPFDAAGPRHDLPTGPALFGPARINSKGWDLTHQPTLDAIDKARAPLRDATYLAGPLTSSEPKYPRRRHESSSPVLNPAQPDDIVGQVTPATPDDVADALAGAAVWTADHSTRADVLRKAADALEADADTLFAILAREAGKTLPDAVAELREAVDFLRYYANEANAQRQGRGIWTCISPWNFPLAIFLGQISAALAAGNAVIAKPAEQTPLVAFRAVQILHDAGVPVSALQFLPGGGAIGAALTADARINGVAFTGSTATALKIRASMAQHCAPGTPLIAETGGLNAMIVDSTALPEHAVRDIVNGAFRSAGQRCSALRCLYVQSDIADKLLTMLKGAMEELSVGNPWHLSTDLGPVIDAAAHKTIADHISQAASDGRILHQINAPAQGHFIAPTMIRVQGIAEMTREIFGPVLHVATFAARDLDRVIADINATGYGLTFGLHTRIDDRVQTIVERIEAGNIYVNRDQIGAVVGSQPFGGEGLSGTGPKAGGPHYLPRFAAADPAQATGSWDHAADLDALQKRLATAPLPASPPASDLPGPTGESNRHGLHPRGAILCMGPGPEAAGAQVAAIAALGGVGISADGDLPPKALTTLAPLSGVIWWGDAETGRALETALAAREGKIIALITGQPDSAHACHERHVCIDTTAAGGNAALLAEVGGPAQT; translated from the coding sequence ATGCCCCGTGACACTGCCCTGACTTTGCGTGATGCCATTGATGCCGCGATCTACAGCGACGAATCCGCTGCGGTGGCAGGCTTGGTGAAAACCGCCGCCCTCTCTGACAGCGACCGCGCCCGGATCTGCGACCGCGCGGCGGGTCTTGTCACCCAGATCCGCAACAGTGCCGACCCGGGATTGATGGAAGTCTTCCTTGCCGAATATGGCCTGTCCACCGATGAAGGCATCGCGCTGATGTGCCTGGCCGAGGCTTTGCTGCGCGTCCCCGATGCCGACACGATGGATGATCTGATCGAGGACAAGATCGCGCCATCCGATTGGGGCAAGCATCTGGGGCATTCGGCCTCCTCGCTGGTCAATGCCTCGACCTGGGCGCTGATGCTGACAGGCCGCGTGCTGGATGATGAAAAGCCGGGGATCACGCGGCACCTGCGCTCGGCGGTCAAACGGCTGGGCGAGCCGGTGATCCGCACCGCCGTGGCGCGTGCGATGCGCGAAATGGGGCGGCAATTCGTGCTGGGCGAGACGATTCAAAAGGCGATGAAACGGGCCGATGGGATGCAGGCCAAAGGCTTTACCTATAGCTATGACATGCTGGGCGAGGCCGCGCGCACCGAAGCCGACGCCAAACATTACCACCTGGCCTATTCGCGGGCGATTTCGGCGATTGCCGATCATTGCATGCATGGCTCGGTCGCAGAAAACCCCGGCATTTCGGTCAAACTCTCGGCGCTGCACCCACGCTATGAGGTCGCCCAACAAGCGCGGGTGATGGACGAGCTGGTGCCGCGCGTACGCGCCTTGGCACTGCTCGCGAAATCCGCAGGCATGGGGTTCAACATCGACGCAGAAGAAGCCGACAGGCTGGCGCTGTCACTCGACGTGATCCATGCGGTGCTGGCCGATCCGGCGCTGGCCAAATGGGACGGGTTCGGCGTGGTCGTGCAGGCCTATGGGCAACGCGCGCCTTTGGTGATCGACCAGCTCTACCAGATGGCCAATGACCTTGACCGCAAGATCATGGTGCGTCTGGTCAAAGGCGCCTATTGGGACGCGGAAATCAAACGCGCGCAGGTGCAGGGGATCGACGGCTTTCCCGTCTTCACCGCCAAACAACATACCGACATCAGCTATATCGCGAATGCGCGCAAATTGCTGGGCCTGACCGACCGGATCTATCCGCAATTCGCCACCCATAACGCGCATACCGTGGCGGCCGTGCTGGATATGGCGGCCCAGATGGGGCGCGGCAAAGACACATTCGAATTCCAGCGCCTGCATGGCATGGGCGAAACCCTGCATAAAATCGTTCTGGACGCCGAAAAGACGCGCTGCCGGATCTACGCCCCTGTGGGCGCACATGAAGACTTGCTGGCCTATCTTGTCCGGCGGCTGCTGGAAAACGGGGCCAATTCCAGCTTCGTCAACCAGATCGTGGACGAATCCGTGCCCGCCAGCGTCGTCGCCGCCTGCCCTTTCGATGCCGCAGGCCCGCGCCACGACCTGCCGACAGGCCCCGCGCTTTTCGGACCCGCGCGGATCAATTCCAAAGGCTGGGACCTGACACATCAACCCACGCTGGATGCCATCGACAAGGCCCGCGCGCCCCTACGCGACGCCACCTATCTCGCAGGCCCCCTGACATCTTCCGAGCCCAAATATCCCCGCCGGAGGCATGAAAGTTCATCTCCCGTCCTCAACCCGGCACAGCCCGACGATATCGTGGGGCAAGTGACACCCGCCACCCCCGACGACGTGGCCGATGCCTTGGCCGGTGCCGCGGTCTGGACCGCCGACCACAGCACCCGCGCCGATGTGCTGCGCAAAGCCGCCGATGCGCTCGAAGCCGATGCCGATACGCTTTTCGCGATCCTCGCGCGCGAGGCGGGCAAGACCCTGCCCGACGCCGTGGCCGAACTGCGCGAGGCGGTGGATTTCCTGCGCTATTACGCCAATGAGGCCAACGCCCAGCGGCAGGGACGCGGCATCTGGACCTGCATCAGCCCGTGGAACTTTCCGCTGGCGATCTTTCTGGGGCAGATCTCGGCCGCGCTGGCCGCAGGCAATGCGGTCATCGCCAAACCAGCCGAACAAACGCCGCTGGTGGCCTTCCGCGCGGTGCAGATCCTGCATGACGCGGGCGTGCCTGTCAGCGCGCTGCAATTCCTGCCCGGCGGCGGCGCAATCGGCGCAGCCCTGACCGCAGATGCGCGCATCAACGGCGTGGCCTTCACCGGATCGACGGCAACAGCGCTGAAAATCCGCGCCAGCATGGCGCAACATTGCGCGCCCGGCACGCCGCTGATCGCCGAAACCGGCGGGCTGAATGCGATGATCGTGGACAGCACCGCGCTGCCCGAACATGCCGTGCGCGATATCGTGAATGGCGCGTTCCGCTCTGCCGGGCAGCGCTGTTCGGCCCTGCGCTGCCTTTATGTGCAAAGCGATATCGCCGACAAGCTTCTGACCATGCTCAAAGGCGCGATGGAGGAACTGTCGGTCGGCAACCCGTGGCATCTGTCCACCGATCTGGGGCCGGTCATCGATGCCGCCGCCCATAAGACCATCGCCGATCACATCAGCCAGGCCGCCAGCGACGGGCGGATCCTGCACCAGATCAATGCCCCCGCGCAGGGGCATTTCATCGCCCCCACGATGATCCGCGTGCAAGGCATCGCCGAGATGACGCGCGAGATTTTCGGCCCGGTCCTGCATGTGGCCACTTTCGCCGCGCGCGATCTTGACCGGGTGATCGCGGATATCAACGCCACGGGCTATGGGCTGACTTTCGGGCTGCACACACGGATCGACGACCGGGTGCAAACCATCGTCGAACGGATCGAGGCGGGCAATATCTATGTCAACCGCGACCAGATCGGCGCGGTCGTGGGCAGCCAGCCTTTTGGCGGCGAGGGGCTGTCCGGCACCGGGCCAAAGGCCGGCGGGCCGCATTACCTGCCCCGTTTCGCGGCAGCAGACCCCGCGCAAGCGACAGGCAGCTGGGACCATGCGGCCGATCTGGACGCCTTGCAAAAGCGGCTGGCGACAGCCCCCCTGCCCGCAAGCCCCCCAGCCAGCGATCTGCCAGGACCGACCGGCGAATCAAACCGCCACGGGCTGCACCCGCGCGGCGCGATCCTGTGCATGGGCCCGGGACCAGAGGCGGCAGGCGCGCAGGTCGCGGCCATCGCCGCCTTGGGCGGTGTCGGGATCAGCGCGGACGGCGATCTCCCGCCCAAAGCGCTGACCACGCTGGCTCCCTTGTCAGGCGTCATCTGGTGGGGCGATGCCGAGACCGGGCGCGCGCTGGAAACGGCACTTGCGGCACGCGAGGGCAAGATCATCGCCCTGATCACCGGCCAGCCCGACAGCGCCCATGCCTGCCACGAACGGCATGTCTGTATCGATACGACGGCGGCGGGCGGGAATGCCGCATTGCTGGCCGAGGTGGGCGGCCCCGCCCAGACTTGA
- a CDS encoding rhomboid family intramembrane serine protease — MLPIRDHNPSEARPYVTLTLIGVNVLVYLWGLVMLQTNLQLGQFYFDYALIPVLLSEGQNGSALVTSLFLHGGLMHLAGNMLFLWIFGDNLEEEMGHLPFLAFYLVCGIGASLAQFIGDPYSQVPMVGASGAIAGVMGGYLLLFPKARVDIFIFFVVFFRILPIPAWIMLGLWFGLQIFGGLAVDTSAGGVAYWAHAGGFALGLALTVPVWLRRGARAYWRRTQGHPPHPEAQYRRSSVPVVRR; from the coding sequence ATGTTGCCCATCCGCGACCACAACCCGTCCGAGGCCCGGCCCTACGTCACATTGACCCTGATCGGGGTCAATGTGCTGGTCTATCTATGGGGGCTGGTCATGCTGCAGACCAATCTGCAGCTCGGGCAATTCTATTTCGACTATGCGCTGATCCCGGTGCTGTTATCCGAAGGGCAGAACGGCTCGGCGCTTGTGACCTCGCTCTTCCTGCATGGCGGCTTGATGCATCTTGCAGGCAATATGCTGTTTCTGTGGATCTTCGGCGATAACCTGGAAGAGGAAATGGGCCATCTGCCCTTTCTCGCCTTCTATCTTGTCTGTGGCATCGGCGCGAGCCTTGCGCAATTCATCGGCGATCCTTACTCGCAGGTCCCGATGGTGGGCGCCTCGGGCGCCATCGCGGGGGTGATGGGCGGCTATCTGCTGCTTTTCCCCAAGGCGCGGGTCGATATCTTCATCTTTTTCGTGGTGTTTTTCCGCATTCTGCCGATCCCTGCTTGGATCATGCTGGGCTTGTGGTTCGGCTTGCAAATCTTCGGCGGGCTGGCGGTCGACACCTCAGCGGGCGGTGTCGCCTATTGGGCGCATGCGGGCGGTTTTGCGCTGGGGCTTGCCCTGACCGTACCGGTCTGGCTGCGGCGCGGCGCGCGCGCTTACTGGCGGCGCACCCAAGGCCACCCACCCCATCCCGAGGCGCAATATCGCCGCAGCAGCGTGCCGGTCGTGCGCCGCTAA